One Pseudomonas fluorescens genomic region harbors:
- a CDS encoding aspartate/glutamate racemase family protein — translation MRTIGLIGGMSWESSAEYYRLINQHVRDRLGPLRSAQLLMYSVDFGPVEQAQHAGRWDDAAAILVDAARRLEAGGADCVVLCTNTMHKVAEQIQAAVSIPFLHIAEPAAQAALDIDARTVGLLGTAFTMEQDFLKRRLLEQGLTVLMPDAAERKDVHRIIYDELCVGVISEQSRQIYQRVIESLTARGAQAIILGCTEIGLLVKPEHSALPLLDTTELHAQSAVAFALGD, via the coding sequence ATGCGCACCATCGGCCTGATCGGCGGCATGAGCTGGGAATCCAGCGCCGAATACTATCGACTGATCAATCAACACGTTCGCGATCGCCTCGGCCCGCTGCGCTCGGCGCAGTTGCTGATGTACAGCGTCGATTTCGGCCCGGTCGAACAGGCCCAGCACGCCGGGCGCTGGGACGATGCGGCAGCGATTCTGGTGGATGCGGCGCGCCGGCTCGAGGCTGGCGGCGCCGATTGCGTGGTGCTGTGTACCAACACCATGCACAAGGTCGCGGAACAGATTCAGGCCGCTGTCAGCATCCCGTTCTTGCACATCGCCGAACCGGCGGCCCAAGCAGCGCTGGACATCGACGCACGCACGGTCGGGCTACTCGGCACCGCGTTCACCATGGAACAGGACTTTCTCAAGCGACGCCTGCTCGAGCAGGGATTGACGGTTCTAATGCCGGATGCGGCTGAGCGCAAGGATGTCCACCGGATCATTTACGACGAATTGTGTGTCGGTGTGATCAGCGAACAATCCCGACAAATCTACCAGCGCGTCATCGAATCCCTGACCGCCCGTGGCGCGCAGGCCATTATTCTCGGCTGCACCGAAATCGGCCTGTTGGTCAAACCCGAACACAGCGCCCTCCCCCTGCTCGACACCACCGAGTTGCATGCGCAATCGGCGGTGGCGTTCGCACTGGGCGACTAA
- a CDS encoding LysR family transcriptional regulator, translated as MSFTEPAGRANISDYRSPETRPETWLSQAASIDSEVAQYFLVSARCGCFMQAARSLNVRSTLLRKQLAQLEQHLQHSLFSFQGSALSLTREGQQLHARLVALANERKLPVVEQPLVRLAIAESILHDILGRDLIALLRRNASVRLEIIALDSELSLRAVSADIVLWLAYGDRPGQVPAFAVSQPQRLASLNYLPHIAKRYSRVTARPNSRDDLADFMLVQWQHDRQVDSFRPWNELVEQRLAGVVRMQSYELMLEMIRCSACIGLLPTYMSRFDRGLIALPGLFEEPMQLQAWLAVNAESQKVAEVQILTDLIHHTFAERHEWFQR; from the coding sequence ATGTCATTCACCGAACCCGCAGGACGCGCGAATATCAGCGATTACCGGTCGCCGGAAACCAGACCTGAAACGTGGCTCAGCCAGGCGGCGAGCATTGACAGCGAAGTCGCGCAGTACTTTCTCGTCAGCGCCCGGTGTGGCTGCTTCATGCAAGCGGCGCGCAGCCTCAACGTCCGTTCGACTTTGCTACGCAAGCAACTCGCGCAACTGGAGCAACACCTGCAACATTCGCTGTTCAGCTTCCAGGGCAGCGCCCTGAGCCTGACCCGAGAAGGCCAGCAATTGCACGCCAGACTGGTCGCGTTGGCCAATGAGCGCAAACTGCCCGTGGTTGAACAACCGCTGGTTCGCCTGGCGATCGCCGAATCGATCCTGCATGACATCCTCGGCCGCGATCTCATTGCATTGCTGCGGCGCAACGCCAGTGTGCGGCTGGAGATCATCGCGCTCGACAGCGAATTGTCCTTGCGCGCCGTCAGTGCCGACATCGTCCTGTGGCTGGCCTACGGCGACAGACCAGGTCAAGTTCCGGCCTTCGCCGTTTCTCAGCCGCAGCGACTGGCTTCTCTGAATTATCTGCCGCACATCGCCAAACGCTACTCGCGCGTCACCGCGCGCCCGAACAGCCGCGATGACCTCGCCGATTTCATGCTGGTGCAATGGCAACACGACCGACAGGTCGACAGCTTTCGACCGTGGAACGAGCTGGTCGAACAGCGCCTGGCCGGGGTCGTGCGTATGCAATCGTATGAGCTGATGCTGGAGATGATCCGCTGCAGCGCTTGCATCGGTTTGCTGCCGACATACATGAGCCGTTTCGACCGTGGACTGATCGCGTTACCGGGGTTGTTTGAAGAACCGATGCAATTGCAGGCGTGGCTGGCGGTGAACGCCGAATCGCAGAAAGTGGCCGAAGTGCAGATCCTGACCGACCTCATCCACCACACCTTCGCTGAGCGGCACGAATGGTTCCAGCGCTGA